In the genome of Paenarthrobacter ilicis, the window GAGCTGGGCGTCCCGGGCCAGGCGGGCATGGAGGCTGGCCAATGCGGGCTCGAGCTCTCCCGTCAACGGTTCAAGGAGCGCTTCTACTTCAGCGTGGTCAGTGTGTGGATCCAGAACGGTCATGCCAGAGCTCCCTTCGACGACGAATGGGCCACAACCGACGGAATGGATTGTGGCTTTGTGCCCAAGGTTTTGCGGAGTGCCTTGACGCCATCGGACGCCGCCCGGCGTGCTGCCTCCGGCGTGACCTCCAGTAGCCCTGCAATTTCCGCATAGGGTAGGCCCGCAATGTGGTGATACGCCACGGCCTGGCGTTGCTTGGGGGGCAGTTGGGCTACTGCCTCCATCAACTCACGGTGTCCCTCGCCAGGTATGCCCCAGCGTGAGGACTGTTCGGGAGGCGTGTCCGTGGGAACGGGGCGGCGGTTACCGGCACGCAAATGGTCAATGCACTTCCGGTGGGC includes:
- a CDS encoding RNA polymerase sigma factor; translation: MQRQQEFIKKPFEAVVQDHGATVLRVCRAVLALHDADDAWSDTFLAALQSYPELPADANVQAWLVTIAHRKCIDHLRAGNRRPVPTDTPPEQSSRWGIPGEGHRELMEAVAQLPPKQRQAVAYHHIAGLPYAEIAGLLEVTPEAARRAASDGVKALRKTLGTKPQSIPSVVAHSSSKGALA